A segment of the Prochlorococcus sp. RS04 genome:
ATTGGAGATAAATCTTTTACCTCATATATTGATAAAAATAGACTTGTTCCAATAGGTGAAAAAATACCTAGATTTCTAGATATTTTTTCAAGAGGATTATCTGCAGTAGGAGGAATTCAACCTGGCTCTGATTCAAGATATTTTGATACTAAAATTACACCCCCACTAGCAGTAGCTATATGTTACGAAATTAGTGATGGACTAGAAATAAGAAAGGCCATTAATAGCGGTGCAAAACTAATAATAACTGCAGCAAATTTAGATCCATATCCAGCTAAGCTTTATAATCAATTTCTATCTTTGGCTAGATTAAGAAGTATCGAAAATAAGAAAAATAATTTACTAGTATCAAATACGGGCCCTTCGGGCTTAGTTCAATATGATGGAAAAATAATTAAACTTTTAGATTATGATGTTGAGCTAAATGAAATAGTGTACCCTAATTTTTCATCCGAAAAGACTTTCTATACAAAATTTGGCGATAAACCTATTTTGTTTTTGTTTATATTTTTTATGGGATTAAATATCTTTTGGAAAATTAATTAATTAACCCTCCACCTAATAAAATTTCTCCTTTATAAAAAACTGCAGCTTGTCCGGGCGTTACCGAACTTTGACTATCTTCAAAAATTAATTTAAATGTTTTAGTAGGATGATCCTTACTTTTCAAAGGGATTAAAGTTCCTTTTACTGGATGACTTCTATATCTGATTTGTGCTTCTACTTCAATCTCTTGCTTAGGTTCTTCGATTGAAACCCAGTTAACCTCACTAATTATTGCTTCTTTATTAAAGAGATCACTTTTATCTGCTACATAAACTATGTTTTTTCCCCTGTCTAAACTTTTTACATATAAAGGTTCCGGCCAAGCAATGCCCAACCCTTTTCTCTGACCTACCGTAAAGTGCTGAATTCCATTGTGCGTCCCAAGGACTTTCCCATTTACATGAACAATTTCTCCTTCTTTGGGTTCTATATGTTTGTCGATAAATATCTGCATTGATCCATAATGCTCAACTAAACATAAATCTTGACTTTCTGGTTTTTGAGCAGTTCTAAGGCCTAATCTGAGGGCTTCCCTTCTTGTATCTTCTTTTTTCATTTCACCTAGAGGAAATTCTAATCTGCTTAGTACTTCTTGGGAAAGAGAATAAAGAAAATAACTTTGGTCTTTGTTTTCGTCAGCACCTCTGAGAAGAAGGAAGTCTTTAAATACAAAGCTCTTGCAATTAATTTTTTCAGCATAAGATGACTTTTTTATCCTTGCGTAATGTCCTGTCGCAATATGAGTAAAGTCTTTTTTGCTTATTGCGTAATTAAGCATCTCTTCAAACTTCACATTCTTGTTGCACATCGAACATGGCAGTGGAGTGAATCCTTTCTCATAGCTTTCAGTAGTTTTTTTAATTACCTTTCTTTCGAAAATTTCTCTTGAGTCTATTATTTTATGATTAATTCCCAAATCTTCACAAAGGCCAGCAGCATCTACTAATCCTTCAGAACAACAGGAGCCCTGTCCTTTCATTAGCCAAAGAGTTAGTCCCTCAACATTCCAGTCTCTTTCTACAAGAAGAGCAGCTGAAAGGGAACTATCTACGCCACCAGAAAGACCTACAATAATATTTTTCTTCTTTTTAGTTTTATTATTAGAAGAAAAAAAGTTCTCTAATTTTTTATCCTTTTGTGTCTTTAACATGGAAGTTTAAATTTTTGAACAGTTTTTCAATTGCTTTGTACTAATTATGAACGAAATTGTATGGCCAACAATTGATTCTAAACATTTAATTGTTGATTCAAAGCAAATGTTGATAGTAGAGAAAGAAATGTTTTCTGATGGAATGCCACAAGAAGCATTGATGGAAAAAGCTGGTATCCAAATTAGTAGATGGCTCTTAAAAAAGAAACCTCTTCTAAATAATGGAATAACTGTTTTTATAGGTCCTGGGCATAATGGTGGGGATGGTGCAGTAATAGCTAGAGAGCTTTTTTTGAAAGGTTTTTATGTTCAGGTATGGTGTCCATTCCCGATAAAAAAAACACTGACAAATGACCACCTTAATTATCTTACATCTATTGGTGTCACAAAATTAGTAGAGCCTCCTGATGCAAATAGGAAAGATCTTTGGATTGATGCAGTTTTTGGTAATAATCAAACAAGAAAAGTTGATGATAAATTAATTAATTTATTCAATCAAAAATTTCATAAAAAATCTGGAAAGGTAATAAGTATTGATATTCCAACAGGATTATGTCCTGATAAGGGAGAGCCTTTTTTAGAAGACGCAGTAAAGGCAGACTATACCTTGGCCATTGGTCTTTATAAGATTGGGTTGACCCAAGATTCTGCTTTACCTTTTATTGGAGAATTGCAGCATATAGATATTGGGATCCCTACTAGTAAGCTGTCCAAAGTTGAAAAAAAGATTTTTAAGATTACTTACAAAGATATAAAAAATATTGATCTACCTTATTTGCCAAAAAATTCCAACAAATATAAAAGAGGCAAAACTTTGTTAATTGCAGGAAGTGAAAAATATCCTGGCGCTGCATTTTTGGCATTAAAAGGGGCCATATCAAGTGGAGCAGGTTATATCTCGGCTGTCCTGCCTGAGTTAGTTGCTGAATCTATTTGGCAAGTTGCTCCAGAAATAGTTATAAAAGAAACTATGCAATCCAATCAAAATGGTAATGCATCTTTATTTAGTGCATTAAAGAATATTGATTTAAGTGAATTTGATTCATTAGCTGTCGGCCCAGGAATAGGAATTGATAATAATGATTGGCAAAAATCAAAAGACTTTCTTATGGATTTTGGAGGATTATTGATCTTGGATGCAGATGCACTTAATAGAATTTCGGAATCTAAGTTGGGAGCAAATTTCTTTTTAGAGAGAAAATTTAAAACATGGATTACGCCACATATTAAAGAATTTGGAAGATTATTTCCTAATATCAAATCTAATACCAATGTTGGGCTTGCACGTGATGCGGCAAAAGAATTCAATATTAGTATTTTGTTAAAAGGAGCAAACAGCATAGTTGCTGATAATACAAAAGTATGGCAACTTTTTGGAACCGATTCTCAGACAGCTCGAGCTGGATTGGGTGATCTTTTAGCTGGTTTTGTAGCTGGTAGTTCTGCGATTGATTTAACCTTGTGCAGAAATATATCAACAGATTTTTTTGCTAAATATGTGCTTTTGCATTCATTCGCTGCATCGAAGTGCAAAAGTGGGTCAAATGCTTCTGCTATTGGTGACGAACTGGCAAAATTAATGAGAAATACAAAAACGAGACAAATATCTTGAAAGAAACAATTTAAGAGAGTTTTTTATAGTTTTAAACACATAAGTGTACAAATATTACTTGAAATCTGAAGCGCGCATTAAATATTTGGCCATTTCTTGAAAAGTGTAGGAGAGTTTTACTACCTAATTAGGTCAAAAAATGGTCTCATCATTACCAACTCAATCAGAACAACCAAAAAGGAGGAGTAATGATCCAATAAGTTGGTATTTGCAGAATATTGGTAGAGTTCCCTTATTAACACCTGCCGAAGAGATTGAATTGGGTAATCAAGTCCAGAAGATGATGATTCTTACAGAAGATGGACAATTAAACGAAAAGATTAATGATTTTACAACTCAGCAAAAAAGAACTATAAAAATTGGTCGAAGAGCTAAAGAAAGAATGATGAAAGCTAACTTAAGATTAGTTGTCAGTGTGGCAAAAAAATATCAAGGTAAAGGACTAGAATTACTCGATTTAGTACAAGAAGGTTCTCTTGGGTTGGAGAGGGCTGTTGAAAAATTTGATCCGACAAGAGGATATAAGTTTTCTACTTATGCCTTTTGGTGGATTAGGCAAAGTATGACAAGAGCGATTGCCTGTCAATCAAGAACCATCCGTTTACCTGTTCACTTAAGTGAAAGGTTAGCTTCTATTAGAAAAGTTAGTAGAGATTTAGCTCATAAGCTAGGTGCTATGCCAAGCAGAATTGAAATTGCAGAGGCAATGGAAATTGATGTTGAAGAATTGGATTCTGTTTTAAGACAAGCTTTATCGACAAGTAGTTTGGATGCTCCAGTAAATGGTGATGATGGCAGGAGCTTTTTAGGTGATTTAATTGCAGATAGTAATAATGAAGAGCCTTTAGATCAAGTTGAACAGAAAATGCATCAAGAGCAACTCGGTAAGTGGTTAAGTCATTTAAGCGAGCAAGAACAACATGTTCTCAAGCTAAGATTTGGACTTGATTCAAATGAGAGACATACTCTTGCAGAAATTGGAAGATTATTAGAAGTTTCTAGAGAAAGAGTAAGACAAGTTGAACTTAAGGCATTAAGAAAATTAAGGAATTTAACTAGAAAATTACCTAGCGGTATTTAATCTAATCTTCTGCCCAAATATATTTGGTTAATTCTTCTGAAGGGGGTTCGGGAGCTTCAATAGCATTTTTGACTGACTCAGATATCTCGGTATCGATTTTCTTTTCAATTATTTTTAATTCTTCTTTCGTTGCGAATTTACCATCAATCAACTCTTGAGCTAATTTCTTAATAGGATCTCTTTTACCCCAAAACTCCTTCTCTTTTTCAGACCTTAGTTCATCTGGATCTGCAAGAGAATGCCCCCTGTATCTATAAGTCAGACATTCTAAAAGTGTGGGCCCTTCTCCTGCTCTGGCTCGATCTATTGCTCTTTGTGCGGCTCCTCTTACTGCTAATACATCCATCCCATCAACTTCCTCGCCTTGCATACCAAAAGCAGACGCTTTTCTCCAGATTTCAGGATTGCTAGTAGCTCTATCATGAGCCATACCGATAGCCCATTTATTATTTTCAACAACAAAAATTATAGGTAATTTCCATAACTGGGCCATATTTAAACATTCAAAAAACTGCCCATTATTGCAAGTCCCATCACCAAAGAATGCTGCAGTTACCGCATCACTAGTTTTATCACCAGCCACTTCCTTTTTATATCTACTTGAAAAGGCTGCCCCTAAGGCAACTGGAATTCCCTCTCCAATAAATGCATATCCTCCGAGTAAGTGATGCTCTTTTGAGAATAAGTGCATGGATCCACCTCGGCCTTTGCTACAACCAGTAGCTTTCCCAAAAAGTTCACTCATTACTTCAAATGAGGGAACACCGGCACTTAATGCATGAACATGATCGCGATAGGTACTACAAAACCAATCATGTTTCTTTTTCATGGCACCAATTACTCCCGTACTTATAGCCTCTTGACCGTTATATAAATGAACGAAACCAAACATTTTGCCCCTGTAATACATTTCTGCACACTTATCTTCAAACCTACGACCAAGTGTCATGTCTTCATAAAGAAATAATCCGGTTTCTCGATTTAATTCGGCTTTTTTTATGTCTTGAAGATTTGAGATTCTCTCTACGTGTGTTTCCAAGAAAAATACCTTAACGAAGTTTTGATTTGTTAACATTCTAAGCCGTGAAGGGCGATTTTCATGATTTTTTTTAATAACTCTGTAAGACCTTGTGAAAAAAATTTTTAACTTGATAAAATTTGTCTAAGAATTTTCAATAGGATATTTGTTTGGAACTTCCTTTAGACCATTTTCGTTTAATTGGCGTAAGCCCCTCTGCAACTTCTGAGGAAATATTAAGGGCGTTTCAATTGCGGTTAGATAAAACACCTGATGAAGGTTTTACTTATGAAGTATTAACCCAAAGATCCGAGTTGCTCCGCCTTACTGCTGATCTACTTACAGATCCAGAAAGCAGAAGAGAGTATGAAAATTTGTTGTTAAATGGGAATTCTGGATTGGATTTTTCCTCAAATAGAGAAGTAGCAGGATTAATACTTCTTTGGGAATCGGGTTTACCAAAAGAAGCGTTTAAAATCACGAGAAAAGCATTGCAGCCCCCACAAACTCCAGCTTTAGGAAGTAGTAGAGAAGCTGATTTAACATTGTTGGCTGCTTTAACAGCTAGAGATTCTGCAATTCAAGAACAACAGCTTAGATCCTATTCAAACGCGGCCGACTTTTTACATGAAGGAATACAACTTCTACAAAGAATGGGAAAGCTTGGAGACATAAGAAAAGAACTTGAAGAAGACTTGGTTGCTTTACTTCCTTACAGAATCCTAGATCTACTTAGTAGGGATCTGAATGATCAAGAGTCTCATAAAAAAGGCTTAAGTATGTTGGAAAATTTAATAATCAAAAGAGGTGGTTTAGAAGGTAATAATAAATCTGAATATAAAGATTATTTAAATCAGCAAGAGTTTGAAGCTTTTTTTCAACAAATTAAGCCATTTTTGACAGTGCAAGAACAGATTGATTTGTTTCTTGAATTACAAAAAAGAGGATCATTAGAAGCAGGATTTTTAGCTTTTCTATCCTTAACAGCTATTGGTTTCTCTAGAAGAAAGCCAGAAAAATTATTTGAAGCGAGGAGAATTTTAAAAAAACTAAATTTATCCGGTCTTGATTCAATGCCTCTAGTTGGTTGTTTAGATTTGCTTTTAGCTGATATTGAACAAGCCTCAGCAAGATTTTCGAGTAGTTCTGATGAAAATTTACGAGATTGGCTTAATAGTTATCCTGGAAATAAGTTAGAAGCGATATGTATTTTTTGTAAAAATTGGTTAGAGAATGATGTTTTAGTTGGGTATAGAGACATTGAATCAAAAGAGGTTGATTTAGATTCTTGGTTTGAAGATAGGGAAATTCAAGAATTTATTGAAAAATTAGAAAAGAAATCAAATAAAATTGCAATTAGGTCAAATCTTCAGAGCCAACAGATTGAGAAGGAATCCTCCACAAAAACGACTGAAGACTTTGATAATTTATTGGACAATATTGATGAAAGGAAATTACCTTGGCCTGGTGGTATAAAACGAGATTATGAAAAGGTTGAGATCAAAGAATACGATTTCAATGAGGAATACTTTAAGAAAAAACCAATAGAGTTTTATAATTATTTAATTGAAAAAATTGCTGAATTAAAGTTTAGTTTTGGGGAATTCTTAAAGGATAAAGAGATTATTAATCGTACGCCCTATTTAATTTATATCTACGCGTTTTTGATCTTATTTGCATTTGGTATTGGCATTGGATTTTTAAGAAATAATTTAAAAAAATCAATTCAGGACGAATCTATTGCTGAAAAACCTTTAATTGCCATAGATAAAAATCAAAAGCTTAATGACATAGATATTATTCAAGAAATAAAAAAAAATCCTTCAAGTAAATTAAATTCTATTTCTGAGAAATCTACTGCAATTATTTCCTATGAATTCAAAGAACTTAATACAGCTTCACCTTCTTTGGAAGATATAAGGAATTTAATTAATGGATGGCTTCTAAGTAAAAGTAATTATTTAGCAGGAAAGAGTGAAATAAATCTTTCAAACATTGTTAGTAAAGGTCTAATTGATCGAACAATCGAAGAAAGACAGAACGATATCAAGAAAGGAATTTATAAGGAAATAAATTCCCAAATACGTAAGATTGATTTGGAATCGCAAACTGCATCTCGAATAGTTGTTTTAGTAGAGTTAAATTATATAGAGAGAATAGTAAAGAATTCTGGAGAATTTGTTAATGAAACATCATTAAATCCCCTTAAAGTTAAATATATTTTGGGTTTTTCAAATAAATCATGGAAATTGGTCGATTTCGTGAGCGGCTTGTAATTACAAACTTTAAGATCATCTATAATAGTTAAAACTACTTTTTAATAATGTTTGATGAACTCTCTTCACGCTTTGAAGACGCAGTAAAGGGTTTAAGAGGCGAAGCAAAAATTAGTGAAAATAATATTAACGATGCCTTGAAGGAGGTAAAAAGAGCACTCCTTGATGCAGATGTTAGTTTATCTGTAGTAAAAGAGTTTATAACAGATGTTAAAGATAAAGCTATTGGAGAAGAAGTAGTTAGGGGTGTAAATCCAGGTCAAAAATTTATAGAAGTTGTTAATAAGGAATTGATTAACATCATGGGGAATGAAAATTCTCCATTAAACGAAAATGAAAATAGTCCTACAGTCATTTTGATGGCTGGACTTCAGGGAGCGGGTAAAACAACTGCAACAGGAAAATTAGGACTTTACTTAAAGGAAAAAGATAAAAAAGTTCTATTGGTTGCTGCAGATATTTATCGACCAGCAGCTGTAGAGCAACTTAAAACATTGGGAAGTCAATATGAATTGGAAGTTTTTTCAGCTAAAGAAAAAAATAGCAAACCAGAAGAAATAGCAAAGGAAGCATTGAATTTTGCTAGTGAAAATGATTTTAATTCGATAATTATTGATACTGCAGGAAGACTGCAAATTGATGATTCCATGATGAGCGAGATGGTTCGAATAAAAGAAGTCTCTAATCCTGATGAGGTTTTGCTTGTTGTTGATTCAATGATTGGGCAAGAAGCTGCAGACTTAACAAAGTCATTTCATGAAAAAGTAGGAATCACAGGGGCGATATTAACTAAGTTGGATGGTGATTCAAGAGGCGGAGCAGCTTTATCAATAAGAAAAATAAGTGGTAAACCAATCAAATTTATAGGTGTAGGCGAAAAAATAGAGGCACTGCAACCATTTCATCCAGAGAGAATGGCTAGCAGAATTTTAGGCATGGGTGATGTATTGACACTTGTTGAAAAAGCGCAAAAAGAAGTTGAACTTGCTGATGCAGAAGCGATGCAAAAGAAACTTCAAGAAGCGACTTTCGATTTTAATGATTTTGTAAAGCAAATGAGATTAATTAAAAGAATGGGTTCACTTGGTGGATTGATCAAATTGATTCCGGGAATGAATAAGATAGATGATGGGATGATAAAAGATGGAGAAGATCAACTTAAGAAAATAGAATCTATGATCTCGTCAATGACTCTTGAGGAGAAACAAAAACCCGAAGTTCTTGCCGCTCAACCCTCAAGAAGACAAAGGATCGCTCAGGGTAGTGGTTATGAAGCAAAAGATGTAGATAAAGTTTTAGCTGATTTTCAAAGAATGAGAGGTTTTATGAAACAAATGTCTAACGGAGGAATGCCAGGAATGGGAGGAATGCCAGGAATGGGAGGAATGCCAGGAATGGGAGGAATGCCAGGAATGGGAGGAATGCCAGGAATGCCAGGAATGGGAGGGATGAGTGGTAATAAGTCGATGAAAAAACAAAAAAATAATAAAAAGAAAAAAGGTTTTGCCGATTTATAGTTTCAATATTTTTACCTTTAAATGATATTATTAATAAAAATGCATTAATTTACGATGATTAAATTGCGCCTTAAGCGCTTTGGGAAGAAAAAAGAGGCAAGTTTCAGAATTGTTGCATGCAATAGTACTTCCAGAAGAGATGGTAGACCTCTACAAGAACTAGGTTTTTATAATCCAAGAACTAAGGAAACCAGGCTTGACACAGAAGCTTTAAGAACAAGACTTATTCAGGGTGCTCAGCCAACTAATGTTGTGAGAACTTTATTAGAAAAGGGAGGGTTATTAGAAAAAACAGAGAGACCATCTATCGCAATTGGTAAAGCAAAGTTAGAGAAGGAAAAATTAGCTAAGGCTAAAACTAAAGACGAAGAAAATGATAGTACTAAAGCAGAAAGCGAAAGTAATGAAGCTGAAAGCTAGTGATTTGATCAATTTTTATTCTTATTCAATAACTAGATGAAGGAAGTTTCCAAAATTGGTCACTTCAAAATTGATTTGCCAAGCTCTGATGCCGCTACAGCATTATCTGGACCTGGTAATTCTTTCTTAAAAAAATTTGAGTCTCTGACAGGAGTTTCTTTAACTATAAGAGGCTTACAACTTGAGATGAACGGTGTAATATCTAAAATTGAGAGAGCCTCAGCATTAGTAGAACTAACAAGACCAATTTGGGAACAAGGGTTAGAAGTCCCAGAGGTAGATCTTAAAGCGGCTTTAAGTTCTTTAAATATGGGCGAATCGTCTTCACATGCTGAACTTGGAAAAAAAATTCTTGCACGTTCAAAAGAAGGAAGATTTTTAA
Coding sequences within it:
- the mnmA gene encoding tRNA 2-thiouridine(34) synthase MnmA, which gives rise to MLKTQKDKKLENFFSSNNKTKKKKNIIVGLSGGVDSSLSAALLVERDWNVEGLTLWLMKGQGSCCSEGLVDAAGLCEDLGINHKIIDSREIFERKVIKKTTESYEKGFTPLPCSMCNKNVKFEEMLNYAISKKDFTHIATGHYARIKKSSYAEKINCKSFVFKDFLLLRGADENKDQSYFLYSLSQEVLSRLEFPLGEMKKEDTRREALRLGLRTAQKPESQDLCLVEHYGSMQIFIDKHIEPKEGEIVHVNGKVLGTHNGIQHFTVGQRKGLGIAWPEPLYVKSLDRGKNIVYVADKSDLFNKEAIISEVNWVSIEEPKQEIEVEAQIRYRSHPVKGTLIPLKSKDHPTKTFKLIFEDSQSSVTPGQAAVFYKGEILLGGGLIN
- a CDS encoding NAD(P)H-hydrate epimerase; its protein translation is MNEIVWPTIDSKHLIVDSKQMLIVEKEMFSDGMPQEALMEKAGIQISRWLLKKKPLLNNGITVFIGPGHNGGDGAVIARELFLKGFYVQVWCPFPIKKTLTNDHLNYLTSIGVTKLVEPPDANRKDLWIDAVFGNNQTRKVDDKLINLFNQKFHKKSGKVISIDIPTGLCPDKGEPFLEDAVKADYTLAIGLYKIGLTQDSALPFIGELQHIDIGIPTSKLSKVEKKIFKITYKDIKNIDLPYLPKNSNKYKRGKTLLIAGSEKYPGAAFLALKGAISSGAGYISAVLPELVAESIWQVAPEIVIKETMQSNQNGNASLFSALKNIDLSEFDSLAVGPGIGIDNNDWQKSKDFLMDFGGLLILDADALNRISESKLGANFFLERKFKTWITPHIKEFGRLFPNIKSNTNVGLARDAAKEFNISILLKGANSIVADNTKVWQLFGTDSQTARAGLGDLLAGFVAGSSAIDLTLCRNISTDFFAKYVLLHSFAASKCKSGSNASAIGDELAKLMRNTKTRQIS
- a CDS encoding RpoD/SigA family RNA polymerase sigma factor, which produces MVSSLPTQSEQPKRRSNDPISWYLQNIGRVPLLTPAEEIELGNQVQKMMILTEDGQLNEKINDFTTQQKRTIKIGRRAKERMMKANLRLVVSVAKKYQGKGLELLDLVQEGSLGLERAVEKFDPTRGYKFSTYAFWWIRQSMTRAIACQSRTIRLPVHLSERLASIRKVSRDLAHKLGAMPSRIEIAEAMEIDVEELDSVLRQALSTSSLDAPVNGDDGRSFLGDLIADSNNEEPLDQVEQKMHQEQLGKWLSHLSEQEQHVLKLRFGLDSNERHTLAEIGRLLEVSRERVRQVELKALRKLRNLTRKLPSGI
- the pdhA gene encoding pyruvate dehydrogenase (acetyl-transferring) E1 component subunit alpha translates to MLTNQNFVKVFFLETHVERISNLQDIKKAELNRETGLFLYEDMTLGRRFEDKCAEMYYRGKMFGFVHLYNGQEAISTGVIGAMKKKHDWFCSTYRDHVHALSAGVPSFEVMSELFGKATGCSKGRGGSMHLFSKEHHLLGGYAFIGEGIPVALGAAFSSRYKKEVAGDKTSDAVTAAFFGDGTCNNGQFFECLNMAQLWKLPIIFVVENNKWAIGMAHDRATSNPEIWRKASAFGMQGEEVDGMDVLAVRGAAQRAIDRARAGEGPTLLECLTYRYRGHSLADPDELRSEKEKEFWGKRDPIKKLAQELIDGKFATKEELKIIEKKIDTEISESVKNAIEAPEPPSEELTKYIWAED
- a CDS encoding IMS domain-containing protein, which gives rise to MELPLDHFRLIGVSPSATSEEILRAFQLRLDKTPDEGFTYEVLTQRSELLRLTADLLTDPESRREYENLLLNGNSGLDFSSNREVAGLILLWESGLPKEAFKITRKALQPPQTPALGSSREADLTLLAALTARDSAIQEQQLRSYSNAADFLHEGIQLLQRMGKLGDIRKELEEDLVALLPYRILDLLSRDLNDQESHKKGLSMLENLIIKRGGLEGNNKSEYKDYLNQQEFEAFFQQIKPFLTVQEQIDLFLELQKRGSLEAGFLAFLSLTAIGFSRRKPEKLFEARRILKKLNLSGLDSMPLVGCLDLLLADIEQASARFSSSSDENLRDWLNSYPGNKLEAICIFCKNWLENDVLVGYRDIESKEVDLDSWFEDREIQEFIEKLEKKSNKIAIRSNLQSQQIEKESSTKTTEDFDNLLDNIDERKLPWPGGIKRDYEKVEIKEYDFNEEYFKKKPIEFYNYLIEKIAELKFSFGEFLKDKEIINRTPYLIYIYAFLILFAFGIGIGFLRNNLKKSIQDESIAEKPLIAIDKNQKLNDIDIIQEIKKNPSSKLNSISEKSTAIISYEFKELNTASPSLEDIRNLINGWLLSKSNYLAGKSEINLSNIVSKGLIDRTIEERQNDIKKGIYKEINSQIRKIDLESQTASRIVVLVELNYIERIVKNSGEFVNETSLNPLKVKYILGFSNKSWKLVDFVSGL
- the ffh gene encoding signal recognition particle protein, giving the protein MFDELSSRFEDAVKGLRGEAKISENNINDALKEVKRALLDADVSLSVVKEFITDVKDKAIGEEVVRGVNPGQKFIEVVNKELINIMGNENSPLNENENSPTVILMAGLQGAGKTTATGKLGLYLKEKDKKVLLVAADIYRPAAVEQLKTLGSQYELEVFSAKEKNSKPEEIAKEALNFASENDFNSIIIDTAGRLQIDDSMMSEMVRIKEVSNPDEVLLVVDSMIGQEAADLTKSFHEKVGITGAILTKLDGDSRGGAALSIRKISGKPIKFIGVGEKIEALQPFHPERMASRILGMGDVLTLVEKAQKEVELADAEAMQKKLQEATFDFNDFVKQMRLIKRMGSLGGLIKLIPGMNKIDDGMIKDGEDQLKKIESMISSMTLEEKQKPEVLAAQPSRRQRIAQGSGYEAKDVDKVLADFQRMRGFMKQMSNGGMPGMGGMPGMGGMPGMGGMPGMGGMPGMPGMGGMSGNKSMKKQKNNKKKKGFADL
- the rpsP gene encoding 30S ribosomal protein S16, with translation MIKLRLKRFGKKKEASFRIVACNSTSRRDGRPLQELGFYNPRTKETRLDTEALRTRLIQGAQPTNVVRTLLEKGGLLEKTERPSIAIGKAKLEKEKLAKAKTKDEENDSTKAESESNEAES